From a single Lactococcus allomyrinae genomic region:
- a CDS encoding histidine phosphatase family protein translates to MTTVYFIRHSVPDRSDQSVKNDAHRPLTDEGLRRADELVKRFEAVKIDKIYSSSYLRTVQTVEPIARIKGLEILEISDLRERENGAWHLDFEAYTRRQWADFSYKHENGESLQEVQKRNIHALKQILTENDGRTLIVGTHGTALSTLLNYYDSSFGVADFLRIADVMPYIIKLEFDGTSYLSKKEMTEI, encoded by the coding sequence ATGACAACGGTTTATTTTATTCGGCACTCAGTGCCTGACCGTTCTGACCAGTCGGTCAAAAATGATGCGCATCGTCCCTTGACTGATGAGGGTCTGAGGCGGGCTGACGAACTTGTCAAGCGCTTTGAAGCTGTCAAAATTGACAAGATTTATTCTAGTTCTTACTTGCGAACGGTGCAGACGGTTGAGCCGATTGCACGAATAAAGGGACTGGAAATTTTGGAAATCTCGGATTTGCGTGAGCGAGAAAACGGGGCTTGGCATTTGGACTTTGAAGCATATACAAGACGACAGTGGGCTGATTTTTCTTATAAACATGAAAATGGCGAGAGTTTACAAGAGGTGCAGAAGCGAAATATTCATGCGTTGAAGCAGATTTTGACAGAAAATGACGGACGGACGCTGATTGTTGGGACGCATGGCACAGCACTTTCAACACTACTCAACTATTATGATTCGAGCTTTGGCGTGGCAGATTTTCTGCGGATTGCGGATGTGATGCCCTATATCATCAAACTAGAGTTTGATGGAACGAGCTATTTATCTAAGAAAGAAATGACAGAAATATGA
- the trpC gene encoding indole-3-glycerol phosphate synthase TrpC has translation MNIEQGKFLETILAQKSREVAEMQQEQPREVRATYKLYDFLKNHGNQLQIIAECKKASPSLGDINTEVDLVAQAKSYEKAGAAMISVLTDPVFFKGDIEYLREISSVVSIPTLNKDFIIDKKQIDRAVNAGATVILLIVACFENDFSVLQELYEYALSLGLEVLIETHNKPELDRAHALGAKIIGVNNRNLKTFEVSLQSSLDLVKYFKPENVYISESGIFSAFEAELVADSFNGILVGTALMQSGNVSSALTELKVKR, from the coding sequence ATGAACATAGAACAAGGAAAATTTTTAGAAACAATCCTCGCGCAGAAGTCGCGTGAAGTCGCGGAAATGCAGCAGGAACAGCCACGAGAAGTGCGTGCAACATACAAGCTCTACGATTTCTTGAAAAATCATGGCAATCAGCTCCAAATTATCGCAGAGTGCAAAAAAGCCTCGCCAAGTTTGGGGGACATCAACACGGAGGTGGATTTGGTGGCGCAGGCGAAAAGCTATGAAAAGGCGGGTGCGGCGATGATTTCCGTGCTGACCGACCCTGTGTTTTTCAAGGGCGATATTGAGTATTTGCGTGAGATTTCGAGCGTCGTGAGCATTCCGACGCTGAACAAAGATTTTATCATTGACAAAAAACAGATTGACCGAGCCGTGAATGCTGGTGCGACCGTGATTTTACTGATTGTCGCTTGTTTTGAAAATGATTTTTCGGTGCTTCAAGAATTGTATGAGTATGCGCTTTCATTAGGGCTTGAAGTGTTGATTGAGACACACAATAAGCCTGAGCTCGACCGTGCACATGCACTGGGTGCAAAAATTATCGGCGTGAACAACCGCAATCTCAAAACTTTCGAGGTCAGTTTGCAAAGTTCATTGGATTTAGTGAAATATTTTAAGCCTGAAAATGTCTATATCTCGGAGAGTGGCATTTTCTCTGCTTTCGAGGCAGAATTAGTTGCTGACAGTTTCAACGGAATTTTAGTCGGGACGGCGCTGATGCAGTCGGGTAATGTTTCGTCAGCACTGACAGAATTAAAAGTGAAAAGATGA
- a CDS encoding GNAT family N-acetyltransferase: MNIELIKVQLTDLSELTKMLKTIFTPLLEKYHDNEINPANLSQERIARWFAQDFTTVYFVRTDGKNVGFVRVIELKFFPEKRERVRLSPLGILPNFQNQGLAQEMFYQLEQLYHPKNGWELDTIFQEKGNVHLYEKLGYKRIGEVQRYNEFMDLVAYEKD; encoded by the coding sequence ATGAATATTGAATTAATAAAAGTCCAACTGACAGACTTGTCAGAACTGACAAAGATGCTAAAAACTATTTTCACGCCTTTGCTTGAGAAATACCATGATAATGAAATCAACCCCGCGAATCTATCGCAGGAGCGGATTGCACGCTGGTTTGCACAAGATTTTACAACGGTATATTTTGTCAGAACTGATGGAAAAAATGTTGGATTTGTGCGTGTGATTGAGCTGAAATTTTTCCCTGAAAAGCGAGAGCGTGTGCGTTTGTCACCATTGGGAATTTTGCCCAATTTTCAAAATCAGGGTTTGGCACAAGAAATGTTTTACCAGTTGGAACAACTTTATCATCCAAAAAATGGTTGGGAGTTGGACACGATTTTTCAGGAAAAAGGGAACGTACATCTTTATGAAAAACTGGGGTATAAGCGTATTGGAGAAGTTCAGCGTTATAATGAATTTATGGATTTAGTGGCTTATGAAAAGGATTAA
- a CDS encoding GNAT family N-acetyltransferase yields the protein MTAESEVTIRSIQKADLHELWAISYGQKADLTWMAYNGPYFQNPILTWEEFSAKIAPKINQSNFALIIYENQIVGQLSSHWYDGDLQNWLEFGLVIYDSRLWGKGIGAAAVRLWMRQLFDTYPEIQHLGFTTWSGNPGMMKLGEKCGLQREGQIRKVRFWQGNWYDSVKYGILREEL from the coding sequence ATGACCGCTGAAAGCGAAGTAACGATTCGCTCCATTCAAAAAGCGGATTTACATGAATTATGGGCAATCAGCTACGGTCAAAAAGCGGATTTGACCTGGATGGCGTACAACGGTCCGTATTTTCAAAACCCGATTTTGACTTGGGAAGAATTTTCAGCAAAAATCGCTCCTAAAATCAACCAATCGAATTTTGCACTGATTATCTATGAAAATCAGATTGTCGGGCAACTTTCGAGCCACTGGTATGACGGCGACTTGCAAAACTGGCTGGAGTTTGGACTTGTTATCTATGACAGCAGGCTTTGGGGCAAAGGTATTGGCGCAGCCGCTGTACGCCTATGGATGCGGCAACTTTTCGACACTTACCCCGAAATCCAACACCTTGGCTTCACCACTTGGTCAGGAAATCCAGGCATGATGAAACTCGGCGAAAAATGTGGCTTACAGCGCGAAGGACAAATCCGCAAAGTCCGCTTTTGGCAGGGAAATTGGTATGACTCGGTGAAATATGGGATTCTGAGAGAAGAATTATGA
- a CDS encoding HAD family hydrolase: MTKFKNMKWLFFDLGSTLINEEKAQEIRIRESVKLLVEQGISMTEQQFFQEMCNASKRYEPQYLAVMENLGSDKIVSYPHQLEQLYAETLPLLDKLRQRYKIGIIANQSLTGADLLKKWQLQDKIDFMNSSADFGIAKPNLEIFKTALEFCDCEPENICMIGDRLDNDIFPAKQLGMKTIWVKQGFGAYQIPISRAYEPDLEVESLKELFDL; this comes from the coding sequence ATGACTAAGTTTAAAAATATGAAATGGCTCTTCTTTGACCTAGGTTCGACACTTATCAACGAAGAAAAAGCACAAGAAATACGAATCAGAGAAAGTGTGAAACTCCTTGTAGAGCAAGGTATTTCAATGACTGAACAACAATTTTTTCAGGAAATGTGCAATGCTTCAAAACGTTATGAACCGCAGTATCTAGCAGTCATGGAAAATCTGGGGAGCGACAAAATAGTGTCTTATCCCCATCAACTTGAGCAACTCTATGCAGAGACCTTGCCGCTCTTAGACAAGTTGCGACAACGCTATAAAATAGGAATCATCGCCAACCAATCGCTGACAGGTGCAGATCTTCTAAAAAAATGGCAGTTACAAGATAAAATAGATTTCATGAATTCATCCGCAGATTTTGGTATTGCAAAACCAAACTTGGAAATATTTAAAACAGCGCTGGAATTCTGTGATTGTGAGCCAGAAAATATTTGTATGATTGGGGATAGACTGGATAATGATATCTTTCCCGCCAAACAGCTTGGAATGAAAACGATATGGGTCAAACAAGGCTTTGGAGCTTATCAGATACCGATTTCAAGGGCTTATGAGCCAGATTTGGAAGTTGAAAGTTTGAAAGAGTTGTTTGATTTGTAA
- a CDS encoding VOC family protein, with amino-acid sequence MSYSTSGIDHIGLTVKDLTASTNFFINCLGFKKVGERPEYPAVFVADDAVMMTLWQAKDDAEILDFDRRHHIGLHHLAFRVPNHEQLDQLFAKIKNEQTINIEFAPETLGTTEARHFMIHEPSGNRIEFISRNA; translated from the coding sequence ATGTCGTATTCAACATCTGGCATAGACCATATCGGTCTAACCGTGAAAGATTTAACAGCCAGCACGAACTTTTTCATCAACTGCTTAGGTTTCAAAAAAGTGGGCGAGCGTCCAGAATATCCAGCGGTGTTTGTTGCTGATGACGCAGTCATGATGACGCTCTGGCAGGCAAAAGATGACGCTGAAATTCTGGATTTTGACCGTAGGCATCATATTGGACTCCACCATCTCGCTTTTCGTGTCCCAAATCATGAGCAGCTCGACCAGTTATTTGCTAAAATAAAAAATGAGCAAACGATCAACATTGAGTTTGCGCCAGAAACCCTCGGTACAACAGAAGCACGCCATTTTATGATTCATGAACCAAGTGGAAATCGGATTGAATTTATTTCAAGAAATGCTTAA
- a CDS encoding alpha/beta fold hydrolase, translating into MPEIITTKQGKIEVEIEGTGFPVIAIHGSPGGWDGAKMMLDFLPSDKFQKIAFSRPGYLGTLLNEKDDSIDHEADLIAAMLEHLKIKRAAVLAWSGGGPSAYRLAVRHPEQISSMVMIAAVSERWICPPYPASDRFLYGTAFGKSLVHFLAKVTPKQIISGALAGEGKLSNAEVQKQTESVMAHSAQRKAVLDVAKTMNWVGKRKPGWDNDVKNYAKIDRLELEKVHCPVLIVQGDVDTDVLPFYSENAHKRLSNSQLILVKNGTHLAFYAHPDAEKIQAQVETWFLEHFSQKIKEEKR; encoded by the coding sequence ATGCCAGAAATCATCACAACAAAACAGGGAAAGATTGAAGTAGAGATAGAAGGAACAGGCTTTCCAGTTATTGCCATTCATGGCAGTCCTGGCGGCTGGGACGGCGCGAAAATGATGCTTGATTTTTTACCATCAGACAAATTTCAAAAAATTGCCTTTTCACGACCTGGTTATCTCGGAACGCTGCTGAATGAAAAAGATGATTCGATTGACCACGAAGCCGATTTGATTGCCGCAATGCTTGAGCATCTAAAGATTAAACGTGCAGCAGTTTTGGCTTGGTCAGGTGGCGGTCCATCTGCTTATCGTTTGGCGGTGCGCCATCCAGAGCAGATTTCGAGCATGGTGATGATTGCAGCAGTGAGTGAGCGTTGGATTTGCCCACCTTATCCTGCGTCGGACAGGTTTCTCTATGGCACAGCCTTTGGGAAATCTCTTGTTCATTTTCTTGCAAAGGTTACACCAAAACAGATTATCAGCGGTGCGCTGGCAGGTGAGGGAAAGCTCAGCAATGCAGAAGTTCAGAAGCAGACAGAAAGCGTGATGGCGCATTCAGCGCAGCGTAAAGCCGTTCTTGACGTGGCAAAAACCATGAATTGGGTCGGTAAGCGAAAGCCAGGTTGGGACAATGATGTTAAAAATTATGCCAAGATTGATCGCCTAGAGTTAGAAAAAGTGCACTGTCCAGTACTGATTGTCCAAGGTGACGTAGATACCGATGTGCTTCCTTTTTACAGTGAAAATGCACACAAACGGCTTAGCAATAGTCAGCTTATCCTAGTGAAAAATGGCACACATCTCGCGTTCTATGCCCATCCTGATGCAGAAAAAATTCAAGCGCAAGTTGAAACGTGGTTTTTGGAGCATTTTAGTCAAAAAATCAAGGAGGAGAAAAGATGA
- a CDS encoding SDR family NAD(P)-dependent oxidoreductase, translating into MKYALIIGASRGIGLGLVRALSEEEWQVTGTVRQSSGTLLHDLAQKIEAIQVEQVDITRDDEVSALISRLSAQKFDLILVNAGIAIADKPVSEVTADEFSKIMLTNAYAPAKLIELMANLLTNKGTLALTSSRQGSISQNTRGDNAVYRASKSALNQLMKSYSAKNPEQSILLLHPGWVKTDLGNSAGQAPLTVTESTAGLVQVITQHLGEVGIQFLDYQGKTVDW; encoded by the coding sequence ATGAAGTACGCTTTAATTATAGGTGCCTCAAGGGGGATTGGCTTGGGGCTTGTCAGAGCCTTATCTGAGGAAGAGTGGCAAGTGACAGGTACAGTCCGTCAGTCGTCAGGAACGTTGTTACATGATTTGGCACAAAAAATAGAAGCTATCCAAGTTGAGCAGGTCGATATTACGCGAGATGACGAAGTGAGTGCGTTGATTAGTCGTCTGTCAGCGCAGAAATTTGATTTAATCCTTGTCAATGCAGGTATCGCGATTGCTGACAAACCTGTCAGTGAGGTTACAGCTGACGAATTTAGCAAAATCATGCTGACCAACGCTTATGCCCCTGCAAAATTGATTGAGCTGATGGCAAATTTATTAACGAACAAGGGCACACTTGCGCTGACCTCCTCACGTCAAGGATCAATTAGTCAAAATACACGAGGAGACAATGCGGTATATCGCGCCAGCAAGTCTGCATTGAACCAACTGATGAAATCCTACAGTGCAAAAAATCCTGAACAGTCCATTTTGCTTTTGCATCCAGGCTGGGTGAAGACTGATTTGGGAAATAGCGCGGGACAAGCACCCTTGACCGTCACAGAAAGCACCGCAGGCTTAGTGCAAGTCATCACGCAACACTTAGGCGAAGTTGGCATTCAGTTTTTGGATTATCAAGGAAAAACAGTGGATTGGTAA